The following proteins are encoded in a genomic region of Clostridium kluyveri:
- a CDS encoding 3D domain-containing protein: MNKKTLCVIMTLALIIIPCGNINAASNSTSEELTQTQNDKSQLQSKIDSLNTQIDKVINDISNNKDAMNKIAENIKNTQAKLEDAKNNSEIQNDLFKNRVKAMYINGNDAYLEVLLSSESLSDFISRIDTITRVIQFDNKIIAKLKQNEQAIENQKQALYYENSKLQALRANNEVTLSKLNDDIKEQKELLAKTNEKEQQLKEQQLEESKTLYVQTSLAYSSSDFDRQTLSRGGMPSSFSQVLNVVATAYSGDGITASGAPTKRNPNGYSTIAVDPRVIPLGSRVYVEGYGYAIAEDIGGAIKGNRIDIFVTSEAEAQSWGRRSVNVYILN, encoded by the coding sequence TTGAATAAAAAAACCCTATGTGTTATTATGACGCTGGCACTAATTATAATACCCTGTGGTAACATCAATGCCGCATCAAATTCCACATCTGAGGAACTAACTCAAACTCAAAATGACAAAAGTCAATTACAATCGAAAATAGATAGTTTAAATACACAAATTGACAAAGTTATTAATGACATTTCAAATAATAAAGATGCTATGAATAAAATTGCTGAAAATATAAAAAATACCCAAGCTAAATTGGAGGACGCAAAAAACAATTCTGAAATTCAGAACGACTTATTTAAAAATAGGGTAAAAGCCATGTACATAAATGGTAATGATGCATATCTTGAAGTACTTTTATCCTCAGAAAGTTTAAGTGATTTTATCTCTAGAATAGATACCATAACTAGAGTAATACAATTTGATAATAAAATTATTGCTAAGCTGAAACAAAATGAACAAGCTATAGAAAATCAGAAACAAGCCTTATATTATGAAAATAGTAAATTACAAGCCTTAAGAGCAAATAATGAAGTTACTCTATCTAAATTGAATGATGATATAAAAGAGCAAAAAGAATTGCTGGCTAAAACTAATGAAAAAGAACAACAGTTAAAGGAACAACAATTGGAAGAATCCAAGACCCTGTATGTCCAGACTTCTCTGGCCTACAGCAGCAGTGATTTCGATAGACAAACCCTATCCCGTGGAGGAATGCCTTCTTCATTTTCCCAAGTATTAAATGTAGTTGCAACGGCATATAGCGGTGATGGTATTACAGCGTCCGGTGCTCCAACTAAAAGAAATCCAAATGGTTATAGTACTATAGCTGTAGATCCTAGAGTTATTCCTTTAGGCTCTAGAGTTTATGTGGAAGGATACGGCTATGCTATTGCAGAAGATATAGGTGGAGCCATTAAAGGTAATAGAATAGATATTTTTGTAACCTCAGAAGCCGAGGCACAGAGCTGGGGAAGAAGATCTGTAAATGTATATATATTAAATTAA
- a CDS encoding cell wall-binding repeat-containing protein has product MYNLKHKHVLKSKKIALFVTSLAISGALGTAKVYAAPEVERYSGINRYETAAKVCDAGWDTADYAVIVNGENYPDALAAAPLAAKYDAPILLTGADTLNAYTSSEISRLNVKNVFIVGGKGVVSQSVEDSLKSKGVKVTRLSGDDRYETALAVAKKVGKPKEVVLVNGNDFRDGMTIASIAALKEIPIILTDGAYMPADVKKYLNNTSKMDQVYVVGDANTISDEAISSLSNVKRIGTGNAYNKNVSVIEAFAGEIDTSTLYIASAKDFPDSLGASALAPKTSSPVLFVDSPLDESTSTFLKTHIVNNLKVLGGSGSISYDLETTAKNLPLNIGSTNNFTDTIWQDEKYTPRSTVVVTATDGTKKEVPVEWNLTNINTTKPGIYTFTGTLSGSDKTVYTTLTVKPLPYKIDNLTETASSKASYKLPTTVTAQMTDGTTDEVAVNWDYGTQSGNKPGVYIFNGTVDKYSKKVKLTLTITAGSTKTIKSIANIKATVAKKSDYTRPTTVEAVMSDGSTEDVAVTWGNEKKYDTGVYTYEGTVSGYSKKVGLMLIVTGEGGTDPNDPDYPDNPDNPDDSKDLGELDAIMQGENYPTTVADPSTGKQVAVTWTEAVSISSQFKDDDYVDGCRVAEFTLYGVIKGNVKVKATIGIMPKIISLNSEITISRADYPNGVNMSDLSDLISAAIIGKDGNRTSKKVHVLLWNPPTIDPTKANIYYVNATISHYGNNPVRITITVTD; this is encoded by the coding sequence ATGTATAATTTAAAACATAAGCACGTACTTAAAAGTAAAAAAATAGCTTTGTTTGTCACATCTCTGGCAATTTCAGGTGCTCTAGGAACTGCAAAAGTATATGCAGCACCAGAAGTTGAGAGGTACAGCGGCATAAATAGATATGAAACAGCAGCCAAGGTCTGTGATGCGGGGTGGGATACTGCGGATTATGCTGTAATAGTAAATGGAGAAAATTATCCCGATGCCCTTGCAGCGGCTCCACTTGCAGCAAAATATGATGCACCTATACTTTTGACCGGGGCAGATACATTGAATGCCTATACATCCTCTGAAATAAGCAGATTAAATGTAAAAAATGTTTTTATAGTGGGAGGAAAAGGTGTAGTGTCTCAAAGTGTAGAGGACTCACTAAAGTCTAAAGGTGTAAAAGTTACAAGACTTTCAGGAGATGACAGATATGAAACAGCCCTGGCAGTAGCTAAAAAAGTAGGCAAGCCTAAGGAAGTAGTTCTTGTAAATGGAAATGATTTTAGAGATGGGATGACCATAGCTTCAATAGCTGCCTTAAAAGAAATACCTATAATATTGACAGATGGAGCGTATATGCCAGCGGATGTTAAAAAATATTTAAATAATACCTCCAAAATGGATCAGGTGTATGTAGTAGGAGATGCAAATACCATAAGTGATGAGGCTATAAGCAGTCTTTCCAATGTGAAAAGAATAGGTACAGGCAATGCCTACAATAAAAATGTAAGTGTTATAGAAGCCTTTGCAGGGGAAATAGATACAAGTACCCTTTACATAGCCTCTGCTAAGGATTTCCCTGATTCTCTTGGGGCATCAGCTCTGGCACCTAAAACTTCATCACCGGTATTATTTGTGGACAGTCCCCTGGATGAGTCTACTTCAACTTTCCTTAAAACACATATAGTAAACAACTTAAAAGTATTAGGTGGATCAGGTTCCATAAGTTATGATTTAGAAACCACTGCTAAAAATTTACCTTTGAATATAGGAAGCACAAATAATTTTACAGATACCATATGGCAGGATGAAAAATACACTCCAAGGTCAACTGTAGTGGTAACTGCCACAGACGGTACTAAAAAGGAAGTTCCCGTGGAATGGAATTTAACCAATATAAACACCACAAAACCTGGTATTTATACTTTTACGGGAACTTTAAGCGGCAGTGACAAGACTGTATATACTACTCTTACGGTAAAACCACTTCCCTATAAAATTGACAATTTAACTGAAACTGCAAGTAGTAAAGCAAGTTATAAATTGCCAACTACTGTCACTGCCCAGATGACAGACGGTACTACTGACGAGGTGGCTGTAAACTGGGATTATGGAACGCAATCTGGAAACAAGCCGGGAGTTTATATATTTAACGGTACAGTGGACAAGTACAGTAAAAAGGTTAAGCTTACTTTGACAATTACTGCAGGTTCTACAAAAACCATAAAGAGCATTGCAAATATAAAGGCAACTGTAGCTAAAAAGTCTGATTATACTCGCCCAACTACGGTAGAAGCTGTAATGAGTGATGGCTCTACTGAGGATGTAGCTGTAACCTGGGGAAATGAGAAGAAGTATGATACTGGAGTATATACCTATGAAGGAACTGTAAGTGGATACAGCAAAAAAGTAGGACTTATGCTTATAGTTACAGGAGAAGGAGGAACTGATCCAAATGATCCAGACTATCCAGATAATCCTGATAACCCAGATGATTCAAAAGATTTAGGGGAGTTGGATGCTATAATGCAAGGGGAAAATTATCCAACTACAGTAGCTGATCCTTCCACAGGAAAACAAGTGGCGGTTACTTGGACAGAAGCTGTTAGTATAAGTTCTCAATTTAAAGATGACGATTATGTAGATGGATGCAGAGTTGCAGAGTTTACTTTATATGGTGTTATCAAGGGCAATGTTAAAGTAAAAGCAACTATAGGAATAATGCCAAAGATTATTTCTCTTAACTCAGAAATAACCATAAGCAGAGCAGATTATCCAAATGGTGTAAATATGTCGGATTTGTCAGATTTAATAAGTGCAGCTATAATTGGAAAAGATGGCAACAGGACATCAAAGAAAGTGCATGTTCTTTTATGGAATCCACCTACTATAGATCCAACTAAAGCTAATATTTATTATGTAAATGCAACTATAAGTCATTATGGTAATAATCCTGTTAGGATTACAATAACAGTGACTGATTAG
- a CDS encoding glycosyltransferase has translation MLTLCMIVKNEENTLKNCLIGAASFVDEIIIVDTGSTDNTKDIALEFTDKIYDFKWCNDFSKARNYSIEKASNDWVLVLDADEFIVDFSSRSVREFIKEPSNRNKVGRIKRVNFMEDSHGNNKYTERINRLFNKNYFNYEGIIHEQIAALDGKPYKTEMVDITAEHVGYTREALNKTGKIKRNIDLLKMAVKDNLEDPYLYFQLGKSYYMLKNYKNAVMYFEKALSFSLDFGLEYVEDLVETYGYALINSGKYQEALILENCVEVYSNCADFHFLMGLIYMNNARFTQAVESFLKCTEFSCARVEGVNNYISYYNIGVIYDVLGFRENALGYYKKCGNYEPAVKRLKAQLN, from the coding sequence ATGTTAACTTTGTGTATGATAGTAAAAAATGAAGAAAATACCCTGAAGAATTGTCTTATTGGGGCAGCTTCTTTTGTAGATGAAATAATTATAGTAGATACCGGGTCTACAGATAATACAAAAGATATAGCTTTAGAATTTACAGATAAAATCTATGATTTTAAATGGTGTAATGATTTTTCAAAGGCCAGAAATTATTCTATAGAAAAGGCATCCAATGACTGGGTGCTGGTTCTTGATGCAGATGAATTTATTGTGGATTTTTCAAGCAGAAGTGTACGGGAATTCATAAAAGAGCCTTCAAATAGAAATAAGGTGGGCAGGATCAAGAGAGTAAACTTTATGGAAGATTCTCATGGAAACAATAAATATACAGAAAGAATAAATAGACTTTTCAATAAAAACTATTTTAATTATGAAGGTATAATTCATGAACAGATTGCGGCTTTGGATGGAAAACCCTATAAAACTGAAATGGTAGATATAACAGCAGAACATGTAGGCTATACCCGGGAAGCATTAAATAAGACAGGAAAAATTAAAAGAAATATAGATTTATTAAAAATGGCGGTGAAAGATAACTTAGAAGATCCATATCTTTATTTTCAACTGGGTAAATCTTATTATATGTTAAAAAATTATAAAAATGCAGTGATGTACTTTGAAAAGGCATTATCTTTTTCACTGGATTTTGGTTTGGAGTATGTGGAAGATTTAGTTGAGACTTATGGATATGCTTTGATTAACAGCGGAAAGTACCAAGAGGCACTTATACTTGAAAATTGTGTTGAAGTTTACTCAAATTGTGCTGATTTTCATTTTCTTATGGGATTAATATATATGAATAATGCCAGGTTTACCCAGGCTGTAGAGAGCTTTTTAAAATGTACTGAATTTTCTTGTGCCAGGGTAGAAGGGGTAAACAACTATATTTCCTATTATAATATAGGCGTTATATATGATGTACTGGGATTTAGAGAAAATGCTCTGGGATATTATAAAAAATGCGGCAATTATGAGCCTGCAGTAAAAAGGCTTAAAGCACAGCTGAATTAA
- a CDS encoding methyl-accepting chemotaxis protein: MIYFFIGLILGIFLSFVAFLHRHNKDKVLIQKFLNNLLNDNYYFTIDEKDKSSYLTLIDSLRKKLLKTNFKFQVLFTKIYSVSHNLSSTIEYTSSSTELLYEEANTLSETNNISSYKVNDTLNIIREISSLFENIKDTSKNISITSDESQQIIMKGLKDILGIVSSIQEIKSSTDKTMKNIKELKQISIEISSILNTVNDIASQTHMLSLNASIEAARAGEYGKGFSVVAKEISSLAENSKNSVLEISKLIEKIEKQIEIVIETSIPNEKNVEKSVAYSQNIENILNEIKMSVAAIVNSVNEIINVTDKEYESIKNMNSKCNEVQESFEVISSNVENMYSSVKTQNESIKELKEMQKFLIDTSSSLDSFCEKIEKDIAKLNTDKVKIMCSEIITLIKKDLLSEYKLSSLDESIHKKLLCEFSDKHSYIEAIWTNDNMGKFIYSNPPNGIANANVRKWFEESIKGKEYISDVYISAITANPCVTVSIPIVDSNNIITGVIGIDLKIDV, translated from the coding sequence TTGATTTATTTTTTTATTGGATTAATATTAGGTATCTTCTTGTCTTTTGTAGCATTTTTACATAGACATAATAAAGATAAAGTATTAATTCAGAAATTTTTAAATAACTTATTAAATGACAATTATTACTTTACAATAGATGAAAAAGACAAATCCTCCTATTTAACTTTAATTGATTCTCTCAGGAAAAAATTACTTAAGACCAACTTTAAATTTCAGGTGCTATTTACTAAAATTTATTCTGTATCACATAATCTATCTTCAACAATTGAGTATACCTCCTCATCTACAGAATTACTCTATGAGGAAGCTAATACTCTGTCAGAAACAAATAACATAAGCTCTTATAAGGTAAATGACACCCTCAATATTATAAGAGAAATATCCTCTTTATTTGAAAACATAAAAGATACTTCTAAAAATATTTCTATAACTTCTGATGAATCTCAACAAATTATTATGAAGGGCTTAAAAGATATCCTGGGCATAGTCAGTTCAATCCAGGAAATAAAGTCATCTACAGATAAAACAATGAAGAATATTAAAGAATTAAAACAAATTTCAATTGAAATATCTTCTATATTAAATACAGTTAATGATATAGCATCCCAGACCCATATGTTATCTTTAAATGCTTCTATTGAAGCCGCACGTGCAGGCGAATATGGCAAAGGATTCAGTGTAGTTGCAAAGGAAATATCAAGTCTTGCAGAAAACAGCAAAAATTCTGTTTTGGAAATATCAAAACTCATTGAAAAAATTGAAAAACAAATTGAAATAGTTATAGAAACCTCTATTCCCAATGAAAAGAATGTGGAAAAAAGTGTTGCCTACTCACAAAATATAGAAAATATTTTAAATGAAATAAAAATGTCAGTGGCAGCTATTGTAAACTCTGTAAATGAAATAATCAATGTTACAGACAAAGAATATGAATCTATAAAAAATATGAATTCTAAATGTAATGAAGTACAGGAAAGCTTTGAGGTAATAAGTTCAAATGTAGAAAACATGTATAGTTCTGTTAAAACTCAAAATGAAAGTATAAAGGAATTAAAAGAAATGCAAAAATTCTTAATTGATACCTCTTCATCTTTAGATTCTTTTTGTGAAAAAATTGAAAAAGACATAGCTAAATTAAACACAGATAAAGTAAAGATAATGTGCAGTGAAATAATTACTCTAATAAAAAAAGATTTATTATCTGAGTATAAGCTCTCTTCCCTGGATGAAAGCATCCATAAAAAATTGCTATGTGAATTTTCGGACAAGCACTCTTATATAGAAGCAATTTGGACAAATGATAATATGGGTAAATTTATTTATTCAAATCCACCAAATGGAATAGCAAATGCCAATGTACGTAAATGGTTTGAAGAAAGCATAAAGGGAAAGGAATATATTTCAGATGTGTATATATCTGCTATTACCGCAAACCCTTGCGTTACTGTATCTATACCTATTGTAGATTCAAACAATATTATAACAGGTGTTATAGGTATTGATTTAAAAATAGATGTATGA
- a CDS encoding cell wall-binding repeat-containing protein, with the protein MIRKRKQILTLILASVISSTLCYKVNAAYPTRKRLAGEDRYITSLKVAQDGWDSSYYAVLACGEDYPDALSSVPLAKKYDAPILLTHRTYIDSSIVEELKSLKVGKVFIIGGTASISDTILNQLNSLDIQTERIGGVDRYDTSVKIAQKFGKVDTLTVASGEDYADAISIGSAAGAMGVPVLLVPKNIMPDGTKSYIQELNTVINSDYSNKQKGQTTNSSNEGEFRNIKVFVVGDNSVVSDNVAREFENTFKDDVTNEQFGYVERITGSDKYERNINVIARFLEKSTGTDVDYDDDDDDDYTKTDYSTKYDLFSLNNIFVASGDGFADALSGAAEAAKNRAPVILSGTSNSSLIKDLILTKIPNYNNDSTNPEYITVLGGEGVLPNSRVREIFGYIIGDKNTSTGDSSITTFQDSKLEKLIRDKVGKPTGTLAYSDLKDITSLNLSNEGITDISGLESCVNLKSLDLSYNQIKDVKPLLKLYDIKDLNLSHNKISDVSYLSNLTSLEQLNLSDNNISDLSHSRENTKDDDDSDYDKTSDSVFKNMTHLAFLDLSNSNVSGSYSYKNSIDSSDLDELEYLIRLTSLNLKGTNVASLTNLKELETLTTLNLSDTSVSNLDPLEELTDLTYLDLSSNSSIDGDDLEPLQYLTKLKYLNLSNNRIDDLTYLKGLKNLNTLYLEDNPILDYTPILSYENSLYYRDFDISSISGDVTYSKDSTIDGLIKGQISDFENVYEYGDYDKLRFRVLYRPYDTGAYSDTLKGIKQDMDWLQQEIASGGMSSLELKNVNDDLTSVENEISDITKKDAMNSEVANLENQLSSSYNAKDMEKIINKINYKYSDYRYDYYRTLVDRCTSDIQNIKAQIQLIGLQGSGYSSTNTIDSLQNMLEEKQKNKDFAEEKINMYDRYRNFFNAVNSVLEQN; encoded by the coding sequence TTGATTAGGAAAAGAAAACAAATACTAACTTTAATATTAGCCTCTGTAATCAGTTCTACTTTGTGTTATAAAGTAAATGCTGCCTATCCTACCCGGAAGAGGTTGGCAGGAGAAGATAGATATATAACTTCCTTGAAAGTAGCGCAGGATGGATGGGATTCGTCCTATTATGCTGTTTTAGCCTGCGGTGAAGATTATCCAGATGCCTTAAGTTCTGTACCACTGGCAAAAAAATACGATGCACCAATACTTTTAACCCACAGAACCTATATAGATTCTTCTATAGTTGAAGAACTTAAAAGTCTTAAAGTGGGAAAAGTATTTATAATAGGGGGAACAGCTTCTATAAGTGATACCATTTTAAATCAGTTAAATTCTCTTGATATACAAACAGAGAGAATAGGAGGGGTGGACAGATATGACACTTCCGTGAAAATTGCCCAAAAATTTGGAAAAGTAGACACACTTACAGTAGCTTCGGGAGAGGATTATGCAGATGCCATATCCATAGGTTCTGCAGCTGGGGCAATGGGAGTTCCGGTGCTTCTGGTACCTAAAAATATTATGCCAGATGGCACTAAAAGTTACATACAAGAATTAAATACTGTAATAAATTCAGATTATAGTAATAAACAAAAAGGGCAGACCACAAACAGCAGCAATGAAGGGGAATTCAGGAATATAAAAGTTTTTGTGGTAGGTGACAACAGCGTAGTAAGTGATAATGTAGCAAGAGAATTTGAAAACACCTTTAAAGATGATGTCACTAATGAACAATTTGGATATGTGGAGAGAATAACAGGTAGTGATAAGTATGAGAGAAATATAAATGTAATAGCCAGATTTCTTGAAAAATCTACTGGAACAGATGTGGATTACGATGACGATGATGACGATGACTATACAAAAACTGATTATTCAACCAAATATGATTTGTTCAGTTTAAATAATATATTTGTGGCCTCGGGAGATGGGTTTGCAGATGCACTGTCAGGAGCAGCAGAAGCAGCTAAAAATAGAGCACCTGTCATACTTTCAGGTACATCAAATTCAAGCCTTATAAAAGATCTTATTTTAACTAAAATACCTAATTATAATAACGACAGTACTAACCCTGAATATATTACAGTTTTAGGGGGAGAGGGGGTACTGCCAAACTCCAGGGTAAGGGAGATCTTTGGATATATAATTGGGGATAAAAATACAAGTACGGGAGATTCATCTATCACTACTTTTCAGGATTCCAAACTGGAAAAACTTATAAGGGATAAGGTTGGAAAACCTACTGGAACTCTCGCTTATTCGGATTTAAAGGATATTACATCTTTAAATTTAAGCAATGAAGGTATAACAGATATAAGTGGACTTGAAAGTTGTGTGAATTTAAAGAGTCTGGATTTAAGTTATAACCAGATAAAAGATGTAAAACCTCTTTTGAAGCTGTATGATATTAAGGATCTTAATTTAAGCCATAATAAAATATCGGACGTTTCATATTTGTCCAACCTTACAAGTTTAGAACAATTGAATTTAAGCGATAATAATATAAGTGATCTCAGCCATTCAAGAGAAAATACCAAAGATGATGATGATTCGGATTATGATAAAACAAGTGACAGTGTGTTTAAAAATATGACCCATCTGGCTTTTTTGGATTTAAGCAATTCTAATGTAAGTGGGAGTTACAGTTATAAAAATTCTATAGACAGTTCCGACTTGGATGAACTGGAATATTTAATAAGGCTTACTTCATTGAATTTAAAAGGTACAAATGTGGCAAGTCTCACCAATTTAAAAGAGCTTGAAACCCTGACCACCTTGAATTTAAGTGATACAAGTGTAAGTAATCTGGATCCTCTAGAAGAATTAACGGATTTAACTTATCTAGACTTAAGCAGCAATAGCAGCATAGATGGAGATGATTTAGAGCCACTGCAGTACCTGACCAAGCTGAAATACCTAAATTTAAGCAATAACAGAATTGATGATTTAACTTATTTAAAGGGACTTAAAAATTTAAATACATTATATTTAGAGGACAATCCAATACTCGACTATACCCCAATACTTTCTTATGAAAATTCACTTTATTACAGGGATTTTGATATAAGTTCTATAAGTGGAGATGTTACATATTCCAAAGATTCCACCATAGATGGGTTAATAAAAGGTCAGATAAGTGATTTTGAAAATGTTTATGAATATGGTGACTATGACAAGCTGAGGTTCAGAGTACTCTATCGTCCTTATGATACAGGAGCCTATAGTGATACCCTTAAAGGTATTAAACAGGATATGGACTGGCTCCAGCAGGAAATAGCTTCAGGAGGAATGTCTTCTTTGGAGCTTAAAAATGTAAATGATGATTTAACCAGTGTTGAAAATGAAATATCGGATATTACCAAAAAGGATGCCATGAATTCAGAAGTGGCAAATTTGGAAAATCAGCTTTCTTCATCTTATAATGCAAAAGACATGGAAAAAATAATTAATAAAATTAATTATAAATATTCAGATTATAGATATGATTATTATAGAACTTTGGTAGATAGGTGTACAAGTGACATACAAAATATAAAAGCTCAAATTCAATTAATTGGACTTCAGGGTTCCGGTTACAGCAGCACCAACACCATTGACAGTCTCCAAAATATGCTGGAGGAAAAACAAAAAAATAAAGATTTTGCAGAAGAGAAGATAAATATGTATGATAGATACAGAAATTTTTTCAATGCTGTAAATTCAGTGTTGGAACAAAATTAA
- a CDS encoding D-glucuronyl C5-epimerase family protein: protein MFKKISYIGSLLLIFFICTNTCVVQASQTADNYYDTINNISYSDPYTALDLLSKAHSIYPNDERFINGLNEKAELILNWSRGTNLKGNYADACQGYTTIINTQGVSEYIKDKANILNLIAKQKDISIKDVLNQPEDFNLIEQYQKYYMDSGYQYQSIGYYDTFDNYLSIENAVSYTDDTIIKFDVKGIPMVNYSGSYYYNPVTIDQYALSYYNIYLNSKKMNKENLYMKQEFLNAADWLIDNMDSTGAIRYDFNYKHYLDDNEFQPGWVSAMAQGQALSVFSRAYHLTGNKKYISAGNLALNFLTTKTSQGGPMDNLSFLGNQMADYIFFQLYVTDPPSYTLNGHMFTLIGLYDWSNIPNNKDYSDKASAYFKKGLLTLKYILPYYDIGGFVCYDLGYLTRPGTPPTVNFDYYGIHLTLLDALNIITGDNDFKYYRNLWTSYIQKY from the coding sequence TTGTTTAAAAAGATATCTTATATAGGTTCTTTACTTCTAATTTTTTTTATTTGCACTAATACCTGTGTGGTACAAGCTTCTCAAACTGCAGATAATTACTACGACACAATAAACAATATATCTTATTCAGATCCCTATACTGCACTAGATTTGCTTTCAAAAGCCCACAGTATTTATCCAAATGATGAAAGATTTATAAATGGTTTAAATGAAAAGGCGGAACTTATACTAAATTGGAGCAGGGGAACTAATCTGAAAGGAAACTACGCAGATGCCTGTCAGGGCTATACTACCATAATAAACACCCAGGGAGTATCTGAATATATAAAGGATAAGGCAAATATACTAAATTTAATTGCAAAACAAAAAGATATTTCTATTAAAGATGTGTTAAATCAACCAGAAGACTTCAACTTAATAGAACAATATCAGAAATATTATATGGATTCTGGATATCAATATCAAAGCATAGGATACTATGATACCTTTGACAACTATCTATCTATAGAAAATGCAGTAAGTTACACAGATGACACCATAATAAAATTTGACGTAAAGGGAATACCTATGGTAAATTACAGCGGAAGTTATTATTATAATCCTGTCACCATAGATCAATATGCACTATCTTATTATAATATATATCTAAATTCTAAAAAAATGAATAAAGAAAATCTATATATGAAACAGGAATTTTTAAATGCTGCAGACTGGCTTATAGATAATATGGACAGCACCGGTGCTATTAGATATGATTTTAATTATAAACATTACTTAGATGATAATGAATTCCAGCCTGGCTGGGTATCTGCAATGGCTCAAGGACAAGCCCTTAGTGTATTTTCTAGAGCCTACCACCTTACAGGAAACAAAAAATATATTTCTGCGGGAAATTTAGCTCTTAATTTTTTGACTACCAAAACCTCTCAAGGGGGCCCTATGGACAATTTGAGTTTTTTGGGAAATCAAATGGCTGACTATATATTTTTTCAATTGTATGTAACAGATCCGCCTTCATATACTTTAAATGGACATATGTTTACTTTAATAGGCTTATATGACTGGTCAAATATTCCCAATAATAAAGATTATAGTGATAAAGCATCTGCATACTTTAAAAAAGGTCTGCTTACATTAAAGTACATACTTCCCTATTATGATATAGGAGGTTTTGTATGTTATGACTTGGGATACTTAACCAGGCCAGGTACACCTCCCACAGTTAATTTTGATTACTATGGAATTCATTTAACTTTGCTAGATGCACTCAATATTATAACAGGTGACAATGATTTTAAATATTATAGGAATCTTTGGACTTCCTATATACAAAAATATTAG